One Brassica napus cultivar Da-Ae chromosome A1, Da-Ae, whole genome shotgun sequence genomic region harbors:
- the LOC106441216 gene encoding uncharacterized protein LOC106441216, producing MDSRGDSSRFGHHQYPTKPSRNMSSSSSAAFFSANQSPFFSPRSPKLPQEHSESTRSDPQRDSFDPLTSSSDLVFQNLEPSSSVIPRFPRGGGHDSSSYTQTSSVSVSYNRVRCCDVFLGLHGNKPSLLRFADWLRAVLEFQGMSCFMSDRGKCRSSRKQRIIEKAMDGASFGVIVLTRKSFKSPYAIEELRFFSEKKNLVPVFFDLSQGECLVRDIVEKRGEVWEKHGGEVWECYGGIEREWREAVHGLSRVVDDWKLEAHEGNWRDCVFRAVTLLAMRLGRRSIVERLSRWRDKAEKEEFPYPRNDGFVGRKKELSELEFVLFGDVGKDSERDYFELKAMRKNKKKKKKNVTLGWNNKKGKEKVVWKESDKEIEIELRRNNARRRKRSTKIAYGKGVACVSGESGIGKTELLLEFAYRHHQRYKMVLWIGGESRYIRQNYLNLHHYLEVDVGVENCSDKTRMKSFEEQEDAAVSRIRKEMMRNIPFLVVIDNLESEKDWWDSKLVMDLLPRFGGETHILISTRLSRVMNMEPLKLSYLSGAEAMALMQGNSVNKDYPVPEMDALRAIEEKLGRLTLGLAVVGAILSELPINPSRLLDTINRMPLREMSSGRDGSLLRRSVFLLQLFEVCFSIFDHADGPRSLATRMVVAGGWLAPGAVPASLLALAAYKLPEKHKGPKRLWRRLRRAITCGFASSKSKRSGAEAASMLLRFNIARTSSVKLGFIQIHELVKLYARNRVVVNENAPAMVRAVISRGSTVETAEQMWGVCFLLFGFGNEAPTIQLKITELLFLVKQVILPLAIRTFITFSRCSAAVELLRVCTNALEAADQTLVTPVEKWLDKSLCWRPVQTSAQLNPVLWEELALTRATVLETRAKLMLRGGQFGVADDLIRKAIFIRTSISGEDHPATVSARETLSKLTRLLSNVHQIQNSSP from the exons ATGGATTCACGAGGTGACAGTTCCAGGTTCGGACATCATCAGTATCCGACAAAGCCCTCCAGGAACATGTCTTCATCATCCTCCGCAGCCTTCTTCTCAGCTAACCAATCTCCCTTCTTCTCCCCAAGATCTCCCAAACTCCCCCAAGAACACTCCGAATCAACTCGCTCCGATCCTCAACGCGACAGCTTCGATCCCCTCACCTCCAGCTCCGACCTCGTGTTTCAGAATCTCGAACCTTCGAGCAGCGTGATCCCAAGATTCCCCAGAGGAGGAGGGCATGACTCGTCTTCCTACACTCAGACATCTTCAGTCTCCGTCTCTTACAACAGGGTGAGATGCTGCGACGTGTTCTTAGGCCTCCACGGTAACAAACCTTCTCTCCTTCGGTTCGCTGATTGGCTAAGAGCAGTG CTAGAGTTCCAAGGGATGAGCTGTTTCATGTCGGACAGAGGAAAGTGCAGAAGCTCGCGTAAACAGCGAATCATCGAGAAAGCCATGGACGGGGCCTCCTTCGGAGTCATCGTCCTCACCAGAAAGTCTTTCAAATCCCCTTACGCTATCGAGGAGCTAAGATTCTTCTCCGAGAAGAAGAACCTCGTCCCGGTCTTCTTCGATCTCtcacaaggagagtgtctcgTCCGCGACATAGTGGAGAAGAGAGGAGAGGTGTGGGAGAAGCACGGAGGCGAGGTTTGGGAGTGTTACGGAGGGATTGAAAGAGAGTGGAGAGAAGCTGTTCACGGTTTATCTCGTGTAGTTGATGATTGGAAGCTCGAAGCTCACGAAGGTAACTGGAGAGACTGTGTCTTCAGAGCGGTTACGTTGCTGGCGATGAGGTTAGGGAGGAGGAGTATCGTCGAGAGGTTGAGCAGATGGCGCGATAAAGCTGAGAAAGAAGAGTTTCCTTATCCGAGGAACGATGGTTTCGTCGGGAGGAAGAAGGAGTTATCTGAGTTAGAGTTCGTTTTATTCGGAGACGTTGGGAAAGACTCCGAGAGAGATTACTTCGAGCTCAAGGCAATgaggaagaataagaagaagaagaagaagaatgtgacGTTAGGGTGGAACAACAAGAAAGGGAAAGAGAAAGTCGTGTGGAAAGAGTCTGACAAAGAGATCGAGATCGAGTTAAGACGGAACAACGCGAGAAGGAGGAAACGGTCGACGAAAATCGCTTACGGGAAAGGCGTGGCGTGCGTCTCGGGCGAGTCCGGGATCGGTAAGACCGAGCTGCTTCTCGAGTTCGCTTACAGGCACCACCAGAGGTACAAGATGGTGCTTTGGATAGGCGGCGAGAGCCGGTACATCAGGCAGAACTATCTCAACCTTCACCACTACTTGGAGGTCGATGTCGGCGTCGAGAATTGTTCCGATAAGACGAGGATGAAGAGCTTTGAGGAGCAGGAGGACGCCGCGGTTTCGAGGATCAGGAAGGAGATGATGAGGAACATACCGTTCTTGGTTGTTATCGATAACTTGGAGAGCGAAAAAGACTGGTGGGACTCGAAGCTGGTGATGGATCTTCTTCCTAGGTTCGGGGGAGAGACGCATATTTTGATATCTACGCGTCTCTCCCGGGTTATGAACATGGAGCCGTTGAAGCTCTCTTACTTATCCGGCGCTGAAGCTATGGCTTTGATGCAAGGGAACAGTGTTAATAAAGACTATCCTGTCCCTGAAATGGACGCGTTGAGGGCGATTGAGGAGAAGCTTGGGAGGTTAACGTTGGGATTAGCTGTCGTGGGAGCGATTTTGTCGGAGCTTCCTATCAACCCTAGCAGGCTTTTGGATACTATAAACAGAATGCCGTTGAGAGAGATGTCTAGTGGTCGGGATGGGAGCTTGTTGAGAAGAAGTGTGTTTCTGTTGCAGCTGTTTGAAGTGTGTTTTTCGATCTTTGATCACGCGGATGGACCGAGGAGTTTGGCTACTAGAATGGTCGTTGCGGGCGGGTGGTTAGCTCCAGGGGCTGTACCAGCTTCTTTGTTAGCTTTGGCTGCTTATAAACTCCCTGAGAAACATAAGGGTCCGAAACGGCTGTGGAGGAGACTGCGACGGGCTATAACTTGTGGTTTCGCGTCTTCTAAGTCGAAACGATCAGGAGCTGAAGCTGCTTCTATGTTGCTTAGGTTCAACATTGCTAGAACCAGCAGCGTCAAGCTAGGGTTTATACAGATACACGAGCTGGTGAAGCTCTACGCGAGGAATCGAGTAGTGGTGAATGAGAATGCTCCGGCTATGGTTCGAGCCGTGATAAGCCGCGGCTCGACGGTTGAAACAGCAGAGCAGATGTGGGGGGTATGCTTCTTGCTGTTCGGTTTCGGCAACGAAGCTCCAACCATTCAGCTGAAGATAACAGAGCTGCTGTTTCTTGTGAAGCAAGTAATCTTGCCTCTAGCGATTAGAACTTTCATAACGTTTTCGCGGTGCAGCGCTGCTGTTGAGCTGCTTAGAGTCTGCACAAACGCTCTCGAAGCGGCTGACCAAACGCTGGTGACGCCGGTGGAGAAGTGGCTAGATAAgtctctttgttggagaccGGTTCAGACAAGCGCACAGTTAAACCCTGTTCTTTGGGAAGAGCTTGCGCTGACTCGAGCCACTGTGTTAGAGACTCGAGCTAAGCTGATGTTAAGAGGTGGGCAGTTCGGTGTGGCTGATGATCTGATTAGAAAAGCCATCTTTATAAGAACTTCGATCTCAGGAGAGGATCATCCTGCGACTGTGTCGGCTCGAGAGACGTTGAGTAAGTTAACTAGACTCTTATCCAATGTTCATCAGATTCAGAACAGTTCGCCGTGA
- the LOC106441224 gene encoding E3 ubiquitin-protein ligase AIRP1: MGCCCCCFPILPESSRTIDEHVPLSRAPPSSVVPTGEVDRNLASNLYTSLQPPLPVSVAPRNLQTPSKLPTTQTNSSEGSRVITTNSVPEKVSEKETWRADDFTDIDLKKKNRETIDECPICLEEYDFDNPKLLTKCGHDFHLACILEWMERSEACPVCDKELVLTES; encoded by the exons ATGGGTTGCTGCTGCTGTTGTTTCCCGATTCTACCCGAA AGCTCAAGAACTATAGATGAGCATGTTCCTCTATCTCGTGCCCCTCCTTCCTCTGTTGTACCTACAGGAGAAGTAGATAGAAATTTGGCCTCTAATCTATACACTTCTCTTCAGCCGCCTCTTCCTGTATCAGTTGCGCCTAGAAATCTTCAAACTCCATCGAAACTCCCAACAACTCAGACCAACTCGAGCGAAGGGTCTCGTGTAATCACAACAAACAGTGTTCCGGAAAAGGTTTCAGAAAAGGAAACATGGCGTGCTGATGATTTTACTGATATTGATCTAAAGAAAAAGAATAGAGAAACCATCGACGAGTGTCCAATTTGCTTAGAAg AATATGATTTTGACAACCCGAAGTTGCTCACTAAATGTGGCCACGATTTTCATCTCGCGTGCATCCTTGAATGGATGGAAAGAAGCGAGGCTTGTCCAGTCTGTGACAAG GAATTGGTACTCACTGAGTCATAA
- the LOC106358853 gene encoding probable pectinesterase 56: MCKYQTLHLSHLHFFFLSKMMFAKPLIFLMIFTSCLALAVDEFPSWIEKNFLQTSKVLKMNANLVVAKDGSGDYVTVKEAVGAAPENSPTRLIIYIKQGVYSEIVEIGVAKTNITFVGDGQDWTILTGSLNKKDGVKTFFSATVAVNGDGFVAQDLCFQNTAGPSKSQAVALRVSAERAVIYRCRIDGYQDTLYAFSGSQFYRKSYITGTVDFIFGHAPAVFQYCQIVARKPNHGQSNMVTAQNRDTQDQKSGFTLQRCNITASADLSPVKSTVKTYLGRPWGVMSTVVVMESFIDDHIDPAGWYPWDIGKEPSPSIYYGEFGNYGPGANTSERVTWKGFRAIQDPKEAERFTVGQLIHGELWLNTTGVPYETGL, translated from the exons atgtgtaagtACCAAACCCTTCATCTTTCACATTtacacttcttctttctctcaaaaATGATGTTCGCCAAACCCTTAATCTTTCTCATGATCTTCACAAGTTGCTTGGCTTTGGCTGTTGATGAATTTCCTTCATGGATCGAGAAGAATTTCCTCCAAACTTCCAAG GTACTCAAGATGAACGCCAACCTTGTCGTGGCAAAAGATGGTTCTGGTGACTATGTGACCGTAAAGGAGGCGGTTGGAGCTGCTCCGGAGAATAGCCCCACGCGACTTATCATCTACATCAAACAAGGGGTTTACTCGGAGATTGTTGAGATCGGGGTTGCAAAAACAAACATCACCTTTGTTGGAGATGGCCAGGATTGGACCATACTCACTGGGAGTCTTAACAAGAAAGACGGTGTTAAAACATTCTTCTCTGCCACAGTTG CCGTTAATGGAGACGGATTTGTGGCTCAAGATCTCTGCTTTCAGAACACTGCGGGGCCCTCAAAGTCTCAGGCCGTAGCACTACGTGTGAGTGCTGAAAGAGCCGTCATATATCGCTGCCGCATCGACGGTTATCAAGACACTCTCTACGCTTTTAGTGGAAGCCAGTTCTACCGCAAGAGCTACATCACCGGAACAGTTGATTTCATATTCGGACATGCGCCGGCTGTGTTTCAGTACTGTCAAATAGTGGCACGAAAGCCTAATCACGGACAGAGCAATATGGTGACGGCTCAGAACCGCGACACTCAAGACCAAAAATCAGGATTCACACTACAGCGGTGCAACATAACCGCAAGTGCGGATCTTTCTCCTGTCAAGTCAACGGTGAAGACGTATCTTGGTCGTCCTTGGGGTGTTATGTCAACAGTAGTTGTGATGGAGTCATTTATCGATGATCATATCGACCCTGCCGGTTGGTATCCATGGGACATCGGCAAAGAACCTTCACCTTCTATATACTATGGGGAGTTTGGTAATTATGGCCCTGGAGCAAACACAAGTGAACGTGTGACATGGAAAGGATTTAGGGCAATACAAGATCCAAAGGAAGCTGAACGGTTTACAGTTGGTCAACTGATACATGGGGAGTTGTGGCTGAATACTACTGGAGTTCCGTATGAAACCGGTCTCTGA